Proteins co-encoded in one Neovison vison isolate M4711 chromosome 9, ASM_NN_V1, whole genome shotgun sequence genomic window:
- the CIZ1 gene encoding cip1-interacting zinc finger protein isoform X6, with protein MFNQQLQQQQLLQLQQLLQQCPPQAPLPMAVSRGLPQQQPQQQLLNLQGANSASLLNGSVLQRALLLQQLQGNLRGYSLATPNLTPPSLTPPQLATPNLQQFFPQATRQSLLGPPPVGVPMNPSQINLSGRTPQKQARPPTSSTPHRKTTPVEDESDPPEGSEEAVESCRTNMPKDQGSPPCPDDIMKEKHTLAPTPESCEASEPPAKRSKSSELPTEKGPPGQLQAKVPPRARTTAPKQTQTPELLPEPPEARVLPRFQPRVLQIQAQVQPQTPPLTPPVDTPARRQPQKQAQTQTSPEHVGPMPGQEEAGLQKQAQPQAPSQAPSQAPGQVQTQLQKQAQTQTYPQVQPPDQPRGHPPAPSPGQPPDQTEGRLQPPPRVPVPTLEAAPVPVRSAASEPPPDKRDTAAGPEKASPEPGGAQVSVESQDELTGGLDVVECEKRAREMLGVWGAGGSLKVTILQSSDSRAFSTVPITPVPRAGDSAPTAPATASTPSKQTLQFFCYLCKANCSSQQEFQNHMSGTQHQQRLGELQHTSQACLLSLLPVPRDVLEREDEEPPPRRWCNTCQLYYMGDLIQHRRTQDHKIAKQSLRPFCTICNRYFKTPRKFVEHVKSQGHKDKAKELKMLEKETAGQDEDHFITVDAVGCFEGDEEEEEDDDDEEEEIEVEEEFCKQVRSRDLSIEEWKGSETYSPNTAYGVDFLVPVMGYICRICHKFYHSNSGAQLSHCKSLAHFENLQKYKKAKNPSPTSRPVSRRCAINARNALTALFTSGGRTSTQPSTQDPAKTPSKVTAQPPPPPVPRRSTRLKP; from the exons ATGTTCAACCAGcagctccagcagcagcagctcctccAGCTCCAGCAGCTGCTCCAGCAGTGCCCCCCGCAAGCCCCGCTGCCCATGGCCGTCAGCCG GGGGCTTCCccagcagcagccacagcagcagCTTCTGAATCTCCAAGGTGCCAACTCCGCCTCCCTCCTCAATGGCTCTGTGCTACAGAGAGCTTTGCTTTTGCAGCAGTTGCAAG GTAACCTCCGGGGCTACAGCCTGGCGACCCCGAACCTGACGCCCCCCAGCCTCACTCCCCCACAGCTGGCTACCCCGAATCTACAGCAGTTCTTCCCCCAGGCCACTCGGCAGTCCTTGCTGGGTCCCCCTCCTGTCGGGGTCCCCATGAACCCCTCCCAGATCAACCTTTCAGGGCGGACTCCCCAGAAACAGGcccgcccccccacctccagcaccCCCCATCGCAAG ACCACGCCTGTGGAAGACGAGTCAGACCCCCCAGAGGGGTCTGAGGAAGCTGTCGAGTCCTGCCGAACAAACATGCCGAAAG ACCAaggctccccaccctgcccagatGACATCATGAAGGAGAAGCACACTCTAGCACCTACCCCCGAGTCTTGCGAGGCATCTGAGCCACCAGCTAAGAGGTCAAAGAG CTCAGAGTTGCCCACAGAGAAGGGGCCCCCCGGGCAGCTGCAAGCTAAGGTCCCACCTCGGGCCCGCACCACGGCACCAAAGCAGACACAGACACCCGAGCTGCTGCCCGAGCCACCGGAAGCCCGAGTATTGCCACGATTCCAGCCACGGGTTCTGCAGATCCAGGCCCAAGTGCAGCCGCAGACGCCGCCACTGACGCCCCCCGTGGATACCCCGGCGAGGCGCCAACCGCAGAAGCAGGCGCAGACGCAGACCTCTCCGGAGCACGTGGGGCCGATGCCcgggcaggaggaggcagggctgCAGAAACAGGCGCAGCCCCAGGCACCTTCCCAGGCCCCTTCCCAGGCCCCGGGCCAGGTGCAGACCCAGCTGCAGAAGCAGGCACAGACGCAGACGTATCCTCAGGTCCAGCCCCCGGATCAGCCACGGGGGCACCCTCCAGCACCGTCGCCCGGGCAGCCGCCGGACCAGACTGAGGGACGGCTTCAGCCCCCGCCACGGGTGCCGGTGCCCACACTGGAGGCGGCGCCGGTTCCGGTTCGTTCTGCGGCGTCGGAGCCACCGCCGGATAAGAGAGATACTGCAGCCG GCCCAGAGAAGGCCTCGCCGGAGCCGGGGGGCGCCCAGGTCAGCGTGGAGAGCCAGGACGAGTTGACTGGTGGCCTCGATGTGGTAGAATGTGAAAAAAGAGCCAGAGAGATGCTAGGG GTGTGGGGTGCCGGGGGCTCCCTGAAGGTCACCATCCTGCAGAGCAGTGACAGCCGGGCCTTCAGCACCGTCCCTATCACCCCTGTGCCCCGCGCTGGCGACTCCGCGCCCACTGCCCCAGCCACCGCCAGCACGCCTTCTAAGCAGACCCTCCAGTTCTTCTGCTACCTCTGTAAGGCCAACTGTAGCAGCCAGCAG GAGTTCCAGAACCACATGTCGGGGACCCAGCACCAGCAGCGGCTCGGGGAGCTCCAGCACACGAGCCAGGCCTGCCTCTTGTCCCTGCTGCCCGTGCCCCGGGATGTGCTGGAGAGAGAAGATGA AGAGCCCCCGCCGAGGCGCTGGTGTAACACCTGTCAGCTCTACTACATGGGGGACCTGATCCAGCACCGCAGGACGCAGGACCACAAG ATCGCCAAGCAATCCCTGCGACCTTTCTGCACCATTTGCAACCGCTATTTCAAGACCCCCCGCAAGTTTGTGGAGCACGTGAAGTCCCAGGGACACAAGGACAAAGCCAAGGAG CTGAAGATGCTCGAGAAGGAGACGGCCGGCCAGGATGAGGACCACTTCATCACGGTGGATGCCGTGGGCTGCTTTGAGGgtgatgaagaggaggaggaggatgacgATGACGAAGAAGAAGAGATCGAGGTTGAGGAGGAATTCTGCAAGCAG GTGAGGTCCAGAGATCTATCCATAGAGGAGTGGAAAGGCTCAGAGACCTATAGCCCCAATACCGCATACG GTGTGGACTTCCTGGTGCCCGTGATGGGCTACATCTGCCGCATCTGCCACAAGTTCTACCACAGCAACTCGGGGGCACAGCTCTCCCACTGCAAGTCCTTGGCCCACTTCGAGAACCTGCAG AAATACAAGAAGGCCAAGAACCCCAGCCCTACCAGTAGGCCCGTGAGCCGCCGGTGTGCGATCAACGCCCGCAACGCCTTGACTGCTCTGTTCACTTCTGGCGGCCGCACATCCACCCAGCCCAGCACCCAGGACCCAGCGAAAACCCCCAGCAAGGTGACAGCCCAACCCCCTCCGCCCCCAGTACCGCGGCGCTCAACACGCCTCAAACCCTGA
- the CIZ1 gene encoding cip1-interacting zinc finger protein isoform X5, producing the protein MFNQQLQQQQLLQLQQLLQQCPPQAPLPMAVSRGLPQQQPQQQLLNLQGANSASLLNGSVLQRALLLQQLQGNLRGYSLATPNLTPPSLTPPQLATPNLQQFFPQATRQSLLGPPPVGVPMNPSQINLSGRTPQKQARPPTSSTPHRKDSSSQTTPVEDESDPPEGSEEAVESCRTNMPKDQGSPPCPDDIMKEKHTLAPTPESCEASEPPAKRSKSSELPTEKGPPGQLQAKVPPRARTTAPKQTQTPELLPEPPEARVLPRFQPRVLQIQAQVQPQTPPLTPPVDTPARRQPQKQAQTQTSPEHVGPMPGQEEAGLQKQAQPQAPSQAPSQAPGQVQTQLQKQAQTQTYPQVQPPDQPRGHPPAPSPGQPPDQTEGRLQPPPRVPVPTLEAAPVPVRSAASEPPPDKRDTAAGPEKASPEPGGAQVSVESQDELTGGLDVVECEKRAREMLGVWGAGGSLKVTILQSSDSRAFSTVPITPVPRAGDSAPTAPATASTPSKQTLQFFCYLCKANCSSQQEFQNHMSGTQHQQRLGELQHTSQACLLSLLPVPRDVLEREDEEPPPRRWCNTCQLYYMGDLIQHRRTQDHKIAKQSLRPFCTICNRYFKTPRKFVEHVKSQGHKDKAKELKMLEKETAGQDEDHFITVDAVGCFEGDEEEEEDDDDEEEEIEVEEEFCKQVRSRDLSIEEWKGSETYSPNTAYGVDFLVPVMGYICRICHKFYHSNSGAQLSHCKSLAHFENLQKYKKAKNPSPTSRPVSRRCAINARNALTALFTSGGRTSTQPSTQDPAKTPSKVTAQPPPPPVPRRSTRLKP; encoded by the exons ATGTTCAACCAGcagctccagcagcagcagctcctccAGCTCCAGCAGCTGCTCCAGCAGTGCCCCCCGCAAGCCCCGCTGCCCATGGCCGTCAGCCG GGGGCTTCCccagcagcagccacagcagcagCTTCTGAATCTCCAAGGTGCCAACTCCGCCTCCCTCCTCAATGGCTCTGTGCTACAGAGAGCTTTGCTTTTGCAGCAGTTGCAAG GTAACCTCCGGGGCTACAGCCTGGCGACCCCGAACCTGACGCCCCCCAGCCTCACTCCCCCACAGCTGGCTACCCCGAATCTACAGCAGTTCTTCCCCCAGGCCACTCGGCAGTCCTTGCTGGGTCCCCCTCCTGTCGGGGTCCCCATGAACCCCTCCCAGATCAACCTTTCAGGGCGGACTCCCCAGAAACAGGcccgcccccccacctccagcaccCCCCATCGCAAG GATTCTTCTTCTCAGACCACGCCTGTGGAAGACGAGTCAGACCCCCCAGAGGGGTCTGAGGAAGCTGTCGAGTCCTGCCGAACAAACATGCCGAAAG ACCAaggctccccaccctgcccagatGACATCATGAAGGAGAAGCACACTCTAGCACCTACCCCCGAGTCTTGCGAGGCATCTGAGCCACCAGCTAAGAGGTCAAAGAG CTCAGAGTTGCCCACAGAGAAGGGGCCCCCCGGGCAGCTGCAAGCTAAGGTCCCACCTCGGGCCCGCACCACGGCACCAAAGCAGACACAGACACCCGAGCTGCTGCCCGAGCCACCGGAAGCCCGAGTATTGCCACGATTCCAGCCACGGGTTCTGCAGATCCAGGCCCAAGTGCAGCCGCAGACGCCGCCACTGACGCCCCCCGTGGATACCCCGGCGAGGCGCCAACCGCAGAAGCAGGCGCAGACGCAGACCTCTCCGGAGCACGTGGGGCCGATGCCcgggcaggaggaggcagggctgCAGAAACAGGCGCAGCCCCAGGCACCTTCCCAGGCCCCTTCCCAGGCCCCGGGCCAGGTGCAGACCCAGCTGCAGAAGCAGGCACAGACGCAGACGTATCCTCAGGTCCAGCCCCCGGATCAGCCACGGGGGCACCCTCCAGCACCGTCGCCCGGGCAGCCGCCGGACCAGACTGAGGGACGGCTTCAGCCCCCGCCACGGGTGCCGGTGCCCACACTGGAGGCGGCGCCGGTTCCGGTTCGTTCTGCGGCGTCGGAGCCACCGCCGGATAAGAGAGATACTGCAGCCG GCCCAGAGAAGGCCTCGCCGGAGCCGGGGGGCGCCCAGGTCAGCGTGGAGAGCCAGGACGAGTTGACTGGTGGCCTCGATGTGGTAGAATGTGAAAAAAGAGCCAGAGAGATGCTAGGG GTGTGGGGTGCCGGGGGCTCCCTGAAGGTCACCATCCTGCAGAGCAGTGACAGCCGGGCCTTCAGCACCGTCCCTATCACCCCTGTGCCCCGCGCTGGCGACTCCGCGCCCACTGCCCCAGCCACCGCCAGCACGCCTTCTAAGCAGACCCTCCAGTTCTTCTGCTACCTCTGTAAGGCCAACTGTAGCAGCCAGCAG GAGTTCCAGAACCACATGTCGGGGACCCAGCACCAGCAGCGGCTCGGGGAGCTCCAGCACACGAGCCAGGCCTGCCTCTTGTCCCTGCTGCCCGTGCCCCGGGATGTGCTGGAGAGAGAAGATGA AGAGCCCCCGCCGAGGCGCTGGTGTAACACCTGTCAGCTCTACTACATGGGGGACCTGATCCAGCACCGCAGGACGCAGGACCACAAG ATCGCCAAGCAATCCCTGCGACCTTTCTGCACCATTTGCAACCGCTATTTCAAGACCCCCCGCAAGTTTGTGGAGCACGTGAAGTCCCAGGGACACAAGGACAAAGCCAAGGAG CTGAAGATGCTCGAGAAGGAGACGGCCGGCCAGGATGAGGACCACTTCATCACGGTGGATGCCGTGGGCTGCTTTGAGGgtgatgaagaggaggaggaggatgacgATGACGAAGAAGAAGAGATCGAGGTTGAGGAGGAATTCTGCAAGCAG GTGAGGTCCAGAGATCTATCCATAGAGGAGTGGAAAGGCTCAGAGACCTATAGCCCCAATACCGCATACG GTGTGGACTTCCTGGTGCCCGTGATGGGCTACATCTGCCGCATCTGCCACAAGTTCTACCACAGCAACTCGGGGGCACAGCTCTCCCACTGCAAGTCCTTGGCCCACTTCGAGAACCTGCAG AAATACAAGAAGGCCAAGAACCCCAGCCCTACCAGTAGGCCCGTGAGCCGCCGGTGTGCGATCAACGCCCGCAACGCCTTGACTGCTCTGTTCACTTCTGGCGGCCGCACATCCACCCAGCCCAGCACCCAGGACCCAGCGAAAACCCCCAGCAAGGTGACAGCCCAACCCCCTCCGCCCCCAGTACCGCGGCGCTCAACACGCCTCAAACCCTGA